Proteins from a genomic interval of Mycobacterium conspicuum:
- the gyrA gene encoding intein-containing DNA gyrase subunit A, producing the protein MTDTTLPPGGEAGDRIEPVDIQQEMQRSYIDYAMSVIVGRALPEVRDGLKPVHRRVLYAMYDSGFRPDRSHAKSARSVAETMGNYHPHGDASIYDTLVRMAQPWSLRYPLVDGQGNFGSPGNDPPAAMRYCVTADALVRLPFGHSVRIGDVVPGARPNSDNEVELKVLDRHGDPVVADRVFHSGEHQTYTVRTAEGYEVTGTANHPLLCLVDVAGVPTLLWKLIQEIRADDCVVLQRTPPVEFGPVDWYPTLRALLLGAFISEGFVSETRAGFNNLDRDYFNMVVTAYDAVVGGRRYVSSRTIASGSKLHELDIHNLSELKKTLLGGLCGQRSADKVVPSWLWESPAAVKRTFLQSLFEGDGSCSRLPRNTIQISYSTRSKQLAVDVQQMLLEFGVVSRRYRHATGEHKVVITNRAQAAAFATQIGFGGAKQAKLTAILASMPPCAGMDSDHVPGLATFIRKHAGGTWADRDWLNRHNVDRIHRWRTKGAEILAHIADPDVRAIATDLTDGRFYYAKVASVSEAGVQPVYSLRVDTEDHAFLTNGFVSHNTEARLTPLAMEMLREIDEETVDFIPNYDGRVQEPTVLPSRFPNLLANGSGGIAVGMATNIPPHNLRELAEAVYWCLDNHEADEEATLAAVCERVKGPDFPTHGLIVGSQGIHDAYTSGRGSIRMRGVVEIEEDSRGRTSIVITELPYQVNHDNFITSIAEQVRDGRLSGIANIEDQSSDRVGLRIVVEIKRDAVAKVVLNNLYKHTQLQTSFGANMLSIVDGVPRTLRLDQMIRYYVAHQLDVIVRRTTYRLRKANERAHILRGLVKALDALDEVIALIRASETVDIARAGLIELLDIDEVQAQAILDMQLRRLAALERQRIIDDLAKIEAEIADLEDILAKPERQRGIVHDELAEIVDKHGDDRRTRIIAADGDVNDEDLIAREDVVVTITETGYAKRTKTDLYRSQKRGGKGVQGAGLKQDDIVAHFFVSSTHDWILFFTTQGRVYRAKAYELPEASRTARGQHVANLLAFQPEERIAQVIQIRGYEDAPYLVLATRNGLVKKSKLTDFDSNRSGGIVAINLRDGDELVGAVLCSAEDDLLLVSANGQSIRFSATDEALRPMGRATSGVQGMRFNADDRLLSLNVVREGTFLLVATSGGYAKRTAIEEYPVQGRGGKGVLTVMYDRRRGRLVGALIVDEDSELYAITSGGGVIRTAARQVRKAGRQTKGVRLMNLGEDNTLLAIARNAEESADEDGEDTDGAEEPGN; encoded by the coding sequence ATGACTGACACCACGCTGCCACCGGGCGGCGAAGCCGGCGACCGGATCGAACCCGTCGACATCCAGCAGGAGATGCAGCGCAGCTACATCGACTACGCGATGAGCGTGATCGTCGGCCGCGCGTTACCCGAAGTGCGCGACGGCCTCAAGCCGGTGCACCGCCGGGTGCTGTATGCGATGTACGACTCGGGATTCCGCCCCGATCGCAGCCACGCCAAATCGGCACGCTCGGTCGCCGAGACGATGGGTAACTACCACCCGCACGGCGACGCGTCGATCTACGACACCCTGGTGCGGATGGCGCAGCCGTGGTCGCTGCGGTATCCATTGGTCGACGGCCAGGGCAACTTTGGTTCGCCGGGCAACGACCCACCGGCGGCGATGCGCTACTGCGTAACAGCAGACGCATTGGTGCGCTTACCCTTTGGGCATTCGGTGCGGATCGGCGATGTGGTACCGGGGGCTCGGCCCAACTCGGACAACGAGGTCGAGCTGAAGGTTCTCGATCGGCACGGCGATCCGGTGGTGGCCGACCGCGTGTTCCATTCTGGCGAACACCAGACCTATACGGTGCGGACCGCCGAGGGCTATGAGGTCACCGGCACCGCGAATCATCCGCTGCTGTGCCTGGTCGATGTTGCCGGCGTGCCCACGCTGTTGTGGAAGCTGATCCAAGAGATCCGCGCTGACGACTGCGTCGTGTTGCAGCGGACGCCGCCAGTGGAGTTTGGGCCGGTCGATTGGTACCCGACCCTGCGGGCCCTGCTGTTGGGCGCCTTCATCAGCGAGGGTTTTGTTTCCGAGACGCGGGCCGGATTCAACAACCTCGACCGTGACTACTTCAACATGGTCGTCACCGCGTATGACGCTGTCGTCGGTGGGCGGCGCTACGTTTCATCGCGGACCATCGCGTCCGGGTCGAAGCTGCATGAGCTTGATATTCACAACCTTTCAGAGTTGAAGAAAACGCTCCTCGGCGGGCTGTGCGGACAGCGATCGGCGGACAAGGTTGTTCCGAGCTGGTTATGGGAGTCGCCGGCCGCTGTCAAAAGGACGTTTCTCCAGTCGTTGTTTGAAGGTGATGGATCGTGCTCGAGGTTGCCGCGCAACACGATTCAAATCTCGTACTCCACACGGAGCAAGCAGCTGGCGGTCGATGTCCAGCAGATGCTGCTTGAGTTCGGCGTGGTATCCAGGCGTTATCGGCACGCGACCGGTGAGCACAAGGTGGTCATCACCAATCGGGCGCAGGCCGCGGCGTTCGCCACCCAAATCGGTTTTGGTGGAGCAAAGCAAGCGAAGCTGACTGCAATCCTGGCGTCGATGCCGCCGTGCGCCGGTATGGACAGCGACCACGTTCCCGGCCTCGCCACGTTCATCCGCAAGCATGCCGGTGGTACGTGGGCCGACCGCGACTGGCTCAATCGCCACAACGTCGACCGCATCCACCGTTGGCGGACCAAGGGCGCCGAGATCCTCGCGCACATAGCCGATCCCGACGTGCGTGCCATCGCGACAGACCTCACCGATGGCCGCTTCTATTACGCCAAAGTCGCATCTGTCAGCGAAGCCGGCGTGCAACCGGTGTACAGCCTGCGCGTCGACACTGAAGACCACGCATTTTTGACCAACGGGTTCGTCAGCCACAACACCGAGGCGCGGCTGACCCCGCTCGCAATGGAGATGCTGCGCGAAATCGATGAGGAGACGGTCGATTTCATCCCCAATTACGACGGCCGGGTGCAAGAGCCGACCGTGCTGCCGAGCCGGTTCCCCAACCTGTTGGCCAATGGTTCGGGCGGAATCGCGGTCGGCATGGCGACCAACATCCCCCCGCACAACCTGCGCGAGTTGGCCGAAGCCGTCTACTGGTGCCTCGACAACCACGAGGCCGACGAAGAGGCGACCCTGGCCGCAGTCTGCGAGCGGGTCAAGGGCCCGGACTTCCCCACCCACGGTCTGATCGTCGGGTCTCAGGGCATCCACGATGCCTACACCAGCGGTCGCGGATCGATCCGGATGCGCGGAGTCGTTGAGATAGAAGAAGATTCGCGCGGACGTACTTCGATCGTCATCACCGAGTTGCCCTATCAGGTCAACCACGACAACTTCATCACGTCGATCGCGGAGCAGGTCCGCGACGGCCGGCTCAGCGGCATCGCCAACATCGAGGACCAATCCAGCGACCGTGTCGGCCTGCGCATCGTCGTCGAGATCAAACGCGACGCGGTGGCCAAGGTGGTGCTGAACAACCTCTACAAGCACACCCAGCTGCAGACCAGCTTCGGCGCCAACATGCTCTCGATCGTCGACGGGGTGCCGCGCACGCTGCGCCTCGACCAGATGATCCGCTACTACGTTGCGCACCAACTCGACGTCATCGTCCGGCGCACCACCTACCGGCTGCGCAAGGCCAACGAACGCGCCCACATCCTGCGCGGCCTGGTCAAGGCACTCGACGCGCTGGACGAAGTGATCGCTTTGATCCGAGCGTCGGAGACGGTCGACATCGCCCGCGCCGGGTTGATCGAGCTGCTCGACATCGACGAGGTCCAGGCCCAGGCCATCCTGGACATGCAGTTGCGGCGCCTGGCGGCCCTGGAGCGCCAGCGCATCATCGACGACTTGGCCAAGATCGAAGCCGAGATCGCGGACCTGGAAGACATCCTGGCCAAGCCGGAGCGGCAGCGCGGGATCGTGCACGACGAGCTCGCCGAGATCGTCGACAAGCACGGCGACGACCGTCGTACCCGGATCATCGCGGCGGACGGCGACGTCAACGACGAGGACCTGATCGCCCGCGAGGACGTCGTCGTCACCATCACCGAAACCGGCTACGCCAAACGCACCAAGACCGACCTCTACCGCAGCCAGAAGCGCGGTGGCAAGGGCGTGCAAGGTGCCGGGCTCAAGCAGGACGACATCGTCGCGCACTTTTTCGTCTCCTCGACGCACGACTGGATCCTGTTCTTCACTACCCAGGGCCGGGTATATCGGGCCAAGGCCTACGAACTGCCGGAGGCCTCCCGAACGGCGCGCGGTCAGCACGTCGCCAACCTGCTCGCGTTCCAGCCAGAAGAGCGCATCGCCCAGGTGATCCAGATCCGCGGCTACGAGGACGCGCCCTATCTGGTGCTGGCCACCCGCAACGGCCTGGTCAAGAAATCGAAGCTGACCGACTTCGACTCCAACCGGAGCGGCGGCATCGTCGCGATCAACCTGCGCGACGGCGACGAGCTGGTCGGCGCGGTGTTGTGCTCGGCCGAGGACGACCTGCTGCTGGTCTCGGCCAACGGCCAGTCCATCAGGTTCTCGGCGACCGACGAGGCGCTGCGGCCGATGGGGCGAGCCACCTCCGGCGTGCAGGGCATGCGGTTCAACGCCGACGACCGGTTGCTGTCGCTGAATGTGGTCCGGGAGGGCACCTTCCTGCTGGTTGCCACGTCCGGCGGCTACGCCAAGCGGACAGCCATCGAGGAGTACCCGGTGCAGGGGCGCGGCGGCAAGGGCGTGCTGACGGTGATGTACGACCGGCGGCGTGGCAGGCTGGTGGGGGCGTTGATCGTCGACGAAGACAGTGAGTTGTACGCGATCACCTCCGGGGGCGGTGTCATCCGCACCGCGGCGCGCCAGGTCCGCAAGGCCGGCCGGCAGACCAAGGGCGTTCGGTTGATGAACCTGGGTGAGGACAACACCCTGCTGGCCATCGCCCGCAACGCCGAGGAAAGCGCCGACGAGGATGGCGAGGACACCGATGGTGCTGAAGAGCCGGGCAACTAG